One window from the genome of Bacillota bacterium encodes:
- a CDS encoding menaquinone biosynthesis protein — translation MTLIRLGQVDYLNCLPIYYAFEQGLVDVPAVLVKGPPTRLNGLFLRGELEITPISSIEYARHPDRCLIVPGLSISSDGPVGSIFLMSKVPLTELDGKKVCLPDTSASAVALLRVLFHHYYHVDVQFESTVSNLELMLSQADAALLIGDEALAAYRRVRETRAPLVVVDLGEAWKKFTGERMVFAVWVVRRDYALAHPRETAVLVAALHQAREIGLREREAVLDLGVRRTGLSREFVADYLKLVRHDFDADYRRGLLTFYDYTYKTGLIEERVRLAIWGEHLA, via the coding sequence ATGACGTTGATCCGCCTGGGACAGGTAGATTACCTGAACTGCCTGCCCATCTACTACGCCTTTGAACAGGGCCTGGTTGACGTGCCCGCCGTTCTGGTGAAGGGCCCACCCACGCGGCTGAACGGGCTTTTCTTGCGCGGTGAATTGGAGATAACCCCGATCTCCAGCATCGAGTACGCCCGTCACCCGGACCGCTGCTTGATCGTGCCCGGTCTCTCAATCAGTTCGGACGGCCCGGTGGGGAGCATCTTTTTGATGAGCAAGGTGCCGCTCACCGAGCTGGACGGGAAAAAGGTGTGCCTGCCGGACACCTCCGCCAGCGCCGTGGCCCTGTTGAGGGTCCTGTTCCACCATTACTACCACGTGGACGTGCAGTTCGAAAGCACGGTTTCAAACCTGGAACTCATGCTGAGCCAGGCTGACGCCGCCTTGCTGATCGGCGACGAGGCCCTGGCCGCCTACCGGCGCGTGCGGGAAACCAGGGCGCCGCTGGTGGTCGTCGATCTCGGGGAGGCCTGGAAGAAGTTCACCGGGGAACGAATGGTTTTCGCCGTCTGGGTGGTCCGGCGCGACTATGCCCTGGCTCACCCTCGGGAAACGGCCGTGCTGGTCGCGGCGCTGCATCAGGCCCGGGAGATCGGCCTTCGGGAGCGCGAGGCGGTGCTGGACCTCGGCGTGCGCCGGACGGGCCTGTCCCGGGAGTTCGTTGCTGACTATTTGAAGCTGGTCCGGCACGACTTTGACGCCGACTACCGCCGGGGACTTTTAACCTTCTATGACTATACGTACAAAACGGGCCTGATCGAGGAACGGGTGCGGCTCGCCATCTGGGGGGAACACCTTGCCTGA
- the mqnE gene encoding aminofutalosine synthase MqnE, with amino-acid sequence MDYEFFDDRLGAVARKVQSGTRLGLDDGMALFQSPDLIGVGRLADAARLQKHGDRVYFVVNRHINHTNICVNGCRFCAFGKEPGDPAGYVMSLGEVEAQARESWALGISEVHVVGGLHPDLNLDYYREMLTRLRDAVPGVIIQALTAVEVDYLTGLHGLELEDVLVELRAAGLDTLPGGGAEIFAPRVRELVCPNKISGARWLAVHETAHRLGIRTNATMLYGHVETLEERVEHLLQLRELQDRTGGFKAFIPLAFHPRNTALEPEIPTATTGYDDLKTLAVARLILDNFEHIKAYWVMIGPKLAQISLNFGVNDIDGTVVEEQIARAAGSQTAQSLGQGELLRLVRAAGRVPVERDTLYNVVREDFA; translated from the coding sequence GTGGACTATGAGTTTTTTGACGACAGGCTCGGGGCGGTCGCCCGGAAGGTGCAAAGCGGTACCCGTCTCGGGCTCGACGACGGAATGGCCCTTTTCCAGTCTCCGGACCTGATCGGGGTCGGGCGGCTGGCTGACGCCGCCCGGCTCCAAAAACACGGCGACCGGGTGTACTTCGTGGTGAACCGGCACATCAACCACACCAACATCTGTGTGAACGGCTGCCGGTTCTGCGCCTTCGGCAAGGAACCGGGCGACCCGGCCGGTTACGTGATGTCCCTCGGCGAAGTCGAGGCCCAGGCACGCGAATCCTGGGCGCTCGGCATTTCCGAAGTGCACGTCGTCGGCGGCCTGCACCCCGATCTGAACCTGGACTACTACCGGGAGATGCTCACCCGGCTCCGGGACGCAGTCCCCGGCGTGATCATCCAGGCCCTGACCGCGGTCGAGGTGGACTATTTGACCGGCCTGCATGGGCTTGAGCTTGAGGACGTATTGGTTGAACTCCGGGCGGCCGGCCTGGATACCCTGCCCGGCGGCGGGGCCGAGATCTTCGCCCCGCGGGTGCGGGAGTTGGTCTGCCCGAACAAGATCAGCGGCGCGCGCTGGCTCGCCGTGCACGAAACGGCCCACCGGCTGGGCATCCGCACCAACGCCACCATGCTCTACGGACACGTGGAGACGCTGGAGGAGCGGGTCGAGCATCTCTTGCAGCTCCGGGAACTCCAGGATCGGACCGGGGGCTTCAAGGCTTTCATCCCGCTGGCCTTCCACCCGCGGAACACCGCCCTCGAGCCGGAGATCCCCACCGCCACCACCGGGTACGACGACCTGAAAACGCTGGCGGTGGCGCGGCTCATCCTCGACAATTTCGAGCACATCAAGGCTTACTGGGTGATGATCGGGCCTAAGCTGGCCCAGATTTCCTTAAACTTCGGGGTTAACGATATCGACGGCACGGTGGTCGAGGAGCAGATTGCCCGGGCGGCCGGCAGCCAGACGGCCCAGAGCCTGGGGCAGGGAGAACTCCTGCGGCTCGTCCGGGCGGCGGGCCGCGTGCCGGTGGAACGCGATACGCTGTATAACGTGGTCAGGGAGGATTTCGCCTGA
- a CDS encoding UbiA-like polyprenyltransferase gives MLQRVVIVAQMIRFEHTVFALPFAYIGALLVEHRIPSGHDLLWITLAMVGARTGAMSLNRIIDRHVDKANPRTAERALPRGILSVAEVWVYAVLSFILLGLAAMQLSPLAAKLFPFAVFILAAYSYTKRFTWACHLWLGMALGITPVASWIAIANGFTLAPVLLGLGVLFWVAGFDIIYACLDYNFDREHRIHSIPARFGIVRALRVALVFHVLAPVLFAAAGLMLGLGAFYFIGVGIAAGLLMYEHMIANPADPARINVAFFHVNVALSLTMFVFTLADVLIG, from the coding sequence ATGTTGCAGCGCGTGGTCATCGTGGCCCAGATGATTCGTTTCGAGCACACGGTGTTCGCCCTTCCTTTCGCCTACATCGGCGCCCTGCTGGTGGAGCACCGCATTCCCAGCGGGCACGACCTCTTGTGGATCACCCTGGCCATGGTCGGGGCGCGTACCGGGGCGATGTCTTTAAACCGGATCATCGACCGGCATGTCGACAAGGCCAACCCCCGCACCGCCGAACGGGCACTGCCACGGGGAATCCTGTCGGTGGCCGAGGTCTGGGTATACGCCGTGCTCTCCTTTATTCTGCTGGGGCTGGCGGCCATGCAGCTGAGCCCCTTGGCCGCGAAGCTCTTCCCGTTCGCGGTGTTCATCCTGGCCGCCTATTCGTATACCAAGCGTTTCACCTGGGCTTGCCACCTCTGGCTCGGAATGGCGCTCGGGATCACCCCGGTGGCGAGCTGGATCGCGATCGCGAACGGCTTCACTCTGGCCCCCGTACTGCTGGGTCTGGGGGTGTTGTTCTGGGTGGCCGGTTTTGACATTATCTACGCCTGCCTGGACTACAATTTCGACCGGGAACACCGGATTCACTCCATCCCGGCGCGCTTCGGGATCGTCAGGGCGCTCCGGGTCGCGCTGGTCTTCCATGTTCTGGCGCCGGTGCTGTTTGCGGCGGCGGGGCTGATGCTGGGTCTGGGGGCGTTCTATTTCATCGGGGTGGGCATTGCGGCCGGGCTCCTGATGTACGAGCACATGATTGCCAACCCTGCGGACCCGGCGCGCATCAACGTTGCTTTTTTCCACGTGAACGTGGCGCTCTCGCTGACGATGTTCGTTTTTACATTGGCTGACGTGTTAATCGGTTAA
- a CDS encoding ubiquinone/menaquinone biosynthesis methyltransferase — MNGGTQEPGDSPEAKAEAMLAMFASIAHRYDLLNSVLSLNQDRYWRASAAAVCGLKPGGRALDVACGTGRLTLELARLVGREGRVVGLDFCPEMLARARENLERAPLGEMVELVAGEATGLPFPDSSFDAAAIGFALRTVSDLERTIAEMVRVVRPGGRVVSLELAKPELPVLKQAHSLYLRRVVPLVGRLGVGFTGPYDFLSMSLEHFPPRDHVRELFVRQGLVDVQYTELTGGIVTVHSGAKPQPS; from the coding sequence ATGAACGGCGGGACACAAGAGCCCGGCGATTCCCCGGAAGCGAAGGCCGAGGCGATGCTGGCCATGTTCGCATCGATCGCCCACCGCTACGACCTGCTCAACAGTGTGCTGAGCCTGAACCAGGACCGCTACTGGCGCGCCTCGGCGGCGGCGGTCTGCGGACTCAAACCCGGGGGCCGGGCGCTGGACGTGGCTTGCGGGACGGGGCGCCTGACGCTGGAGTTGGCCCGGCTGGTGGGGCGGGAGGGCCGGGTGGTGGGGCTCGATTTCTGCCCGGAGATGCTGGCCCGGGCCCGGGAGAACCTGGAGCGCGCGCCGCTGGGTGAAATGGTCGAGCTGGTCGCCGGCGAGGCCACCGGACTGCCCTTTCCGGATAGCAGCTTCGACGCGGCGGCGATTGGCTTCGCCCTGCGCACGGTGTCCGACCTGGAGCGGACCATCGCCGAAATGGTACGGGTGGTGCGGCCCGGCGGGAGAGTGGTCAGCCTGGAGTTGGCTAAACCGGAACTCCCGGTGCTGAAGCAGGCGCACTCCCTGTACCTGCGCCGGGTGGTGCCCCTGGTCGGCCGGTTGGGGGTGGGTTTTACCGGACCCTACGATTTCCTGTCCATGTCCCTGGAACATTTTCCGCCCCGGGACCATGTCCGCGAATTGTTTGTGCGGCAGGGACTGGTGGACGTGCAATACACGGAACTCACCGGCGGGATTGTGACTGTGCACTCCGGTGCGAAACCGCAGCCGAGTTAG
- a CDS encoding polyprenyl synthetase family protein: MTTRFFDSIRSELEEVHRATNVTDRFPAAEHYNMYTLLELPPLEVDLRPGVVLLTGRLFNGARAKLVALATMVQLLFLSVRVHQHVNEDGGPGNDRTRLAVLIGDYYLGRFFGLVGSSGMMGVLQPLSEAVCRIHDGAISRLHLSATPALVADAVRQETAELIAQACLIAGLEGEAPERAREDLYRLGYNLGMGYGLSARGLPKDARQHLEEARRRLAGLAPGAPRDALDGLAAHLLDWPGQPPAGAGS; this comes from the coding sequence GTGACCACGCGATTCTTTGATTCTATCCGGTCCGAGTTGGAAGAAGTGCACCGGGCCACTAACGTGACCGACCGGTTTCCGGCGGCTGAGCACTACAACATGTACACGCTCTTGGAGTTGCCGCCGCTCGAGGTTGACCTGCGGCCGGGGGTGGTGCTCCTCACGGGTCGGCTGTTCAACGGCGCCCGCGCCAAGCTGGTCGCCCTGGCTACGATGGTCCAGTTGTTGTTCCTGAGTGTGCGGGTCCATCAGCACGTTAACGAGGACGGCGGCCCGGGCAACGACCGCACGCGGCTGGCCGTGCTCATCGGGGATTACTACCTCGGGCGGTTTTTCGGCCTGGTCGGTTCGAGCGGTATGATGGGAGTGCTGCAACCACTGTCGGAGGCAGTGTGCCGAATCCACGACGGGGCGATTTCACGCCTCCACCTGAGCGCCACACCGGCGTTGGTCGCGGATGCGGTACGGCAAGAAACCGCCGAGTTGATCGCCCAGGCGTGTCTGATCGCGGGCCTGGAAGGGGAGGCGCCGGAGCGGGCGCGCGAAGACCTGTACCGGCTCGGTTACAACCTGGGGATGGGATACGGTCTTTCGGCCCGGGGATTGCCCAAAGACGCCCGCCAACATCTGGAAGAGGCCCGGCGCCGCCTGGCGGGGTTGGCACCGGGTGCGCCGCGGGACGCGCTTGACGGCCTGGCCGCCCACCTGTTAGACTGGCCGGGACAGCCCCCGGCCGGGGCCGGGAGTTGA
- the speD gene encoding adenosylmethionine decarboxylase, with translation MKPMGRHILAEIYGCDFNVLNDPRKVEEIMVNAALAAGAEVRECVFHKFSPQGVSGVVVISESHLTIHTWPELGYAAVDVFTCGDRVDPWDACNYLCSRFNAKQIKAEETVRGIFPDSVPELKAVNH, from the coding sequence ATGAAACCCATGGGGCGGCATATACTTGCCGAAATCTACGGATGCGACTTCAACGTACTAAATGATCCCAGGAAAGTAGAAGAAATAATGGTCAACGCAGCACTAGCAGCAGGAGCCGAAGTCAGGGAGTGTGTGTTTCACAAGTTCAGCCCCCAGGGAGTCAGTGGCGTGGTCGTGATTTCCGAGTCTCATCTCACCATCCATACCTGGCCCGAATTGGGTTACGCGGCCGTAGACGTTTTCACCTGCGGCGATCGGGTCGATCCCTGGGATGCCTGCAACTACTTGTGCAGCCGCTTCAATGCCAAGCAGATCAAAGCGGAAGAAACTGTCAGGGGAATCTTTCCGGATTCCGTGCCCGAATTAAAGGCGGTCAATCATTAG